From Arcticibacter tournemirensis, one genomic window encodes:
- the mutY gene encoding A/G-specific adenine glycosylase has product MRFIDEVINWYEQNKRDLPWRNTQDPYLIWLSEIILQQTRVDQGMPYFYRFSEKYPTVSDFATACEDDILNMWQGLGYYSRGRNMHHTARMVMEEHGGYFPQKYDELIKLKGIGEYTAAAISSFSSNEVRAVVDGNVFRLLSRYFGIDEAINSTEGKKTFYSLANETIDKDRPGLSNQALMEFGSLQCKPVNPDCATCPLRPGCVAFNKQLIALLPVKLRKAAVKDRFFNYIIAADDNRILMNKRTEKDIWQNLHEFPLFETEHPVDPSELVSSADFIDHFGTQVQIQAVYGPVKHLLSHQKLHARYIVIKGFKDGFKSKKPWFYVNYDELEHLAQPKLIFAFLEMFPTLKTDLHSY; this is encoded by the coding sequence ATGCGTTTTATCGATGAAGTAATTAACTGGTACGAACAAAACAAAAGGGATTTACCCTGGCGAAACACTCAAGACCCCTATCTCATATGGCTTTCGGAAATTATTTTGCAACAAACCCGTGTGGATCAGGGAATGCCCTACTTTTATCGTTTTTCGGAAAAATACCCTACTGTTTCTGATTTCGCCACAGCTTGTGAGGATGATATCTTAAACATGTGGCAGGGACTGGGATATTATTCGAGAGGAAGGAACATGCACCACACTGCCCGCATGGTTATGGAAGAGCATGGCGGATATTTCCCACAGAAATACGATGAACTTATTAAGCTGAAAGGTATCGGAGAGTATACTGCCGCAGCAATCTCCTCTTTCAGCTCAAATGAAGTAAGGGCAGTGGTAGATGGTAACGTGTTCCGGTTACTCTCCCGTTATTTCGGAATTGATGAGGCAATAAACAGCACGGAGGGTAAGAAAACGTTTTATTCGCTGGCAAACGAAACTATCGACAAGGACCGGCCGGGCCTGAGCAACCAGGCATTGATGGAATTTGGTTCTCTCCAATGCAAGCCTGTGAATCCCGACTGCGCTACCTGCCCGCTTAGACCCGGATGTGTCGCATTCAATAAGCAACTTATTGCTCTGTTACCGGTAAAGTTGAGGAAAGCCGCGGTCAAGGATCGCTTTTTCAACTACATCATTGCCGCGGACGATAACAGGATCCTCATGAATAAACGTACCGAAAAGGACATCTGGCAAAATCTTCATGAGTTTCCCTTGTTTGAAACGGAGCATCCGGTAGATCCGTCAGAACTAGTAAGCAGCGCTGATTTCATTGATCATTTTGGGACGCAGGTGCAGATACAGGCTGTATACGGACCGGTGAAACATCTTTTAAGTCATCAAAAGCTGCACGCCAGATATATCGTCATCAAGGGATTTAAAGATGGTTTTAAATCTAAAAAACCCTGGTTTTATGTCAATTACGACGAGCTCGAACATCTCGCGCAGCCCAAATTAATTTTTGCATTTCTGGAAATGTTTCCTACCTTGAAAACTGATTTACATTCTTATTAA
- a CDS encoding single-stranded DNA-binding protein yields MSGVNKVILVGHLGKDPEVRHLEGGATVVNFTLATTETYTRDGRKVEQTEWHNVVMWRGLAEIAAKYLQKGKLVYVEGKLRTRSYDDRDGNKRYVTEIVADNFNMLGRKSDNENGTNQSTASQNPSKPEDQMIGMNDNTEDDLPF; encoded by the coding sequence ATGTCAGGCGTTAATAAAGTTATTCTAGTTGGGCATCTGGGCAAGGACCCGGAAGTCCGGCACCTCGAAGGAGGAGCCACTGTTGTCAACTTCACCTTAGCTACAACCGAAACATATACGCGCGATGGCCGTAAAGTCGAACAAACCGAATGGCATAATGTGGTTATGTGGCGGGGCTTAGCAGAAATCGCAGCAAAATACCTCCAAAAAGGAAAGCTGGTATATGTTGAAGGAAAGTTGAGAACCCGCTCTTATGACGACCGGGACGGCAACAAAAGATATGTTACCGAAATAGTTGCCGACAACTTTAACATGCTGGGCAGGAAAAGTGATAACGAAAATGGCACTAATCAGAGCACAGCAAGCCAAAACCCTTCGAAACCGGAAGATCAGATGATCGGGATGAACGATAACACCGAAGACGATCTGCCCTTCTGA
- a CDS encoding GNAT family N-acetyltransferase, translated as MDKNEFSVVVASEAHAGYAEQICDEMAESAKARGTGIARRSPDYIVNKMTEGKAVIALHKDGTWAGFCYIETWSHGQFVANSGLIVNPLYRKCGLAKAIKNRIFALSREKYPDAKIFGLTTGLAVMKINSELGYEPVTYSELTQDENFWSGCKSCVNFDILTAKGRKNCLCTAMLYDPVEKQKEIEEKQKQLEEEMKKSSRKTSLFERIEEKLRGSVKVLFSFILLIPKLLHL; from the coding sequence ATGGACAAAAACGAATTCTCTGTAGTAGTAGCATCTGAAGCGCATGCCGGGTATGCAGAACAGATATGTGATGAAATGGCAGAATCGGCAAAAGCAAGAGGTACAGGAATTGCCCGCAGAAGCCCTGATTATATAGTTAATAAAATGACCGAAGGGAAAGCTGTGATTGCTTTACACAAGGACGGTACATGGGCTGGTTTCTGTTATATTGAAACCTGGAGCCATGGGCAGTTCGTTGCAAACTCGGGATTAATTGTGAATCCCTTATACCGCAAATGCGGACTTGCAAAAGCCATCAAAAACAGGATCTTCGCCCTTTCACGAGAAAAATATCCTGATGCCAAAATCTTTGGTCTCACCACCGGATTAGCTGTTATGAAGATCAACTCCGAATTAGGCTATGAACCAGTTACTTATTCTGAACTTACTCAGGATGAAAATTTCTGGAGCGGATGCAAGAGCTGTGTAAATTTTGATATTCTAACAGCTAAAGGCAGAAAAAACTGCCTCTGCACAGCCATGCTTTACGATCCGGTGGAGAAACAGAAGGAAATTGAAGAAAAACAGAAGCAGCTTGAAGAGGAAATGAAAAAATCAAGCCGTAAAACTTCCTTGTTTGAACGGATTGAAGAAAAGCTGCGCGGCTCTGTGAAGGTCCTTTTCTCTTTTATATTACTCATCCCGAAACTTTTACACTTATAA
- the argG gene encoding argininosuccinate synthase, which produces MKKKVVLAFSGGLDTSYCAIYLTKDLGLEVHSVIVDTGGFSKEELENIEKRAYALGVTSHHAVDAVKGYYDSSIRYLIYGNVLKNNTYPLSVSAERVTQATAIAEYAREISADYVAHGSTGAGNDQVRFDMIFNILIPNVGVITPIRDLKLSREAEIDYLKQHGVEYNFEKAKYSINKGIWGTSVGGKETLTSNEMLPEEAWPVQVTKDGTERIELEFAKGELVALNGQKYDHPTEVIKALQAIAQPYGIGRDVHVGDTIIGIKGRVGFEAAAPMVIIKAHHTLEKHTLTKWQLSWKDQLAMFYGNWLHEGQFHDPVMRNIEAFLRDTQKTVSGKVFVQLMPYRFQVIGIESAHDLMSSKFGSYGEMNNAWTGDDVKGFSKIFGNQVMIYHKVNASLSENEVKS; this is translated from the coding sequence ATGAAGAAGAAAGTTGTTTTAGCCTTTAGCGGAGGTCTTGATACCTCCTATTGTGCTATTTATCTTACCAAAGATCTTGGACTCGAAGTGCATTCCGTGATCGTAGATACCGGCGGTTTCAGCAAAGAAGAGCTGGAAAATATAGAGAAACGTGCTTATGCTTTGGGGGTAACATCTCACCATGCAGTAGATGCTGTAAAAGGATATTACGACAGCTCTATAAGATATCTTATTTATGGCAACGTACTTAAGAATAACACATATCCTCTTTCTGTTAGTGCTGAACGCGTCACACAGGCAACAGCTATTGCCGAATATGCAAGAGAGATCTCGGCTGACTATGTTGCACACGGCTCCACAGGCGCAGGGAACGACCAGGTGAGATTTGATATGATATTCAACATCCTGATTCCGAATGTGGGTGTTATTACTCCGATCCGGGACCTAAAGCTTAGCAGAGAGGCTGAAATAGACTACCTTAAGCAACATGGAGTTGAATACAACTTTGAAAAGGCCAAATATTCGATCAATAAAGGGATCTGGGGCACCTCTGTAGGCGGTAAAGAAACGCTTACATCCAATGAAATGCTGCCAGAAGAAGCCTGGCCGGTACAGGTTACAAAAGATGGAACTGAAAGGATAGAACTTGAGTTTGCAAAAGGAGAGCTGGTTGCACTGAACGGACAGAAATACGACCATCCTACCGAAGTCATCAAAGCTCTTCAGGCTATAGCTCAGCCTTATGGCATAGGCCGCGACGTTCACGTTGGTGATACCATTATCGGCATTAAGGGCCGTGTGGGCTTTGAAGCTGCTGCACCGATGGTAATCATAAAAGCACACCACACGCTCGAAAAACATACGCTTACAAAGTGGCAGCTTAGCTGGAAGGACCAGCTGGCAATGTTCTATGGCAACTGGCTGCATGAAGGACAGTTCCACGACCCGGTAATGCGCAACATAGAAGCTTTCCTCCGTGACACTCAAAAAACCGTGTCGGGCAAGGTTTTCGTTCAGTTGATGCCTTACCGCTTTCAGGTGATAGGTATTGAATCGGCTCACGACCTGATGTCTAGCAAATTTGGGAGCTATGGTGAAATGAATAACGCCTGGACAGGTGATGATGTTAAAGGGTTTTCCAAAATATTTGGTAACCAGGTAATGATCTATCACAAGGTTAATGCCAGCCTTTCAGAAAACGAAGTCAAATCCTGA
- the argC gene encoding N-acetyl-gamma-glutamyl-phosphate reductase: protein MENAQLVPDPAGAGFEGFRIRAGIVGGAGYTGGELLRILINHPYVDITFIHSKSNANNFIHEVHADLLGDTSLKFTDTLSQDIDVLFLCVGHGDARKFLDANEIEERIKIIDLSQDFRLTTNQTHKAKSFIYGLPELQREEIRTARNIANPGCFATCIQLALLPLAKAGLLNKEVHISATTGSTGAGQSLSATSHFSWRNNNVSVYKAFGHQHLKEITESLNSLGSLIKADELSFIPYRGDFTRGIMASLYTECDLSGEEAEKLYTDYYAEHPFTHVSAKNIDLKQVVNTNKCLLHVEKHGSKLLILSIVDNLLKGASGQAVQNMNLLFGLDEKEGLRLKATAF from the coding sequence ATGGAGAACGCACAATTAGTACCAGATCCTGCCGGTGCAGGGTTTGAGGGATTCAGGATAAGGGCGGGCATTGTTGGAGGAGCGGGGTATACGGGAGGTGAGCTACTGAGGATTTTGATTAATCATCCTTACGTAGACATAACGTTTATACATAGTAAAAGTAATGCCAACAACTTCATCCATGAAGTGCATGCTGATCTTTTAGGTGATACAAGTCTTAAATTTACCGATACCCTCAGCCAGGACATTGACGTCCTTTTCCTTTGTGTAGGCCATGGCGATGCCAGGAAGTTTCTGGATGCAAATGAAATAGAAGAACGTATTAAGATTATAGATTTAAGTCAGGACTTCCGCTTAACTACAAACCAAACGCATAAAGCTAAAAGCTTTATTTACGGTTTGCCAGAGCTGCAAAGAGAAGAGATCCGTACTGCTCGTAATATAGCAAATCCGGGCTGCTTCGCCACCTGTATTCAGCTGGCTTTGCTTCCCCTGGCCAAAGCGGGACTGCTTAACAAGGAGGTTCACATCTCGGCGACCACAGGATCTACGGGGGCGGGACAAAGTCTTTCTGCAACCTCGCATTTCAGTTGGAGAAATAATAACGTCTCAGTATATAAAGCGTTCGGACATCAGCATCTTAAAGAAATAACAGAGTCACTCAATAGCCTAGGCTCCTTAATCAAAGCTGACGAGTTAAGTTTTATACCCTACCGCGGCGATTTCACACGAGGCATTATGGCATCCCTTTATACCGAATGTGACCTGAGCGGAGAAGAAGCTGAAAAGCTCTATACTGATTACTATGCAGAGCATCCTTTTACCCATGTCTCTGCCAAAAATATCGATCTGAAGCAGGTTGTGAACACAAATAAATGCCTGCTGCACGTTGAAAAACACGGCAGCAAGCTGTTGATCCTGAGCATTGTGGACAACCTGCTTAAAGGAGCATCAGGGCAAGCAGTGCAAAATATGAATTTATTGTTCGGACTTGACGAAAAGGAGGGGCTACGGCTGAAGGCGACAGCGTTTTGA
- a CDS encoding four helix bundle protein, with amino-acid sequence MQDYKELNVWKKSHQFVIEIYKNIISFPKEETFNLVNQLKRASGSIPANIAEGCGRYTQKDFASFLQNALGSAHEVEYLLLLSKDLKFISSDQYELLNEQICEIKAMLIALIKKVRL; translated from the coding sequence ATGCAGGACTATAAAGAGCTTAACGTTTGGAAGAAGTCACACCAGTTTGTGATTGAAATCTATAAGAATATAATCTCTTTTCCAAAAGAAGAAACTTTTAATCTTGTAAATCAATTAAAACGTGCTTCAGGCTCTATCCCTGCTAATATAGCTGAAGGTTGTGGCAGATATACGCAAAAGGATTTTGCATCATTCTTACAAAATGCGCTGGGCTCAGCACATGAAGTAGAATATTTGCTTCTATTATCTAAGGACCTCAAGTTTATTTCCTCTGATCAGTACGAGCTGCTCAATGAGCAAATTTGTGAAATAAAAGCAATGTTAATTGCTCTTATTAAAAAAGTAAGACTTTAA
- a CDS encoding aspartate aminotransferase family protein: MKLFDVYPLNPIEITKGQGSLVWDNKGQEYLDLYGGHAVISIGHTHPHYVQRLTDQLHKIGFYSNSVEIPLQSQLAELLGKVSGKADNQLFLCNSGAEANENALKLASFYNGRKKVIAFKGAFHGRTSLAVSCTDNPKIVAPVNQTENIIFLPHNDETALERIFSESGNEISAVIIEGIQGVGGIRVATESFLQKLRSLCDQYNAVYIADSVQCGYGRSGKFYSHDFAGVEADIYTMAKGMGNGFPVAGISIAPKFKPWHGMLGTTFGGNHLACAAAVAVLEVIENDKLMENARTIGSYLIEELSKLDKICEVRGRGLMIGIDLPEELSHVKKDLLFKHHIFTGESKPNVLRLLPALNLKREHADRFLDALNKTLNQ; this comes from the coding sequence ATGAAATTATTCGACGTTTATCCGCTTAACCCAATAGAAATCACAAAAGGCCAGGGAAGCCTGGTATGGGACAATAAAGGACAGGAGTATCTTGATCTGTATGGAGGGCATGCTGTTATTTCCATCGGACATACTCATCCGCACTATGTTCAGCGGCTTACAGATCAGCTGCACAAGATTGGGTTTTATTCTAATTCGGTAGAGATACCTCTGCAATCTCAGCTGGCGGAATTACTTGGTAAAGTATCAGGGAAGGCTGATAACCAACTTTTCCTATGTAATTCGGGAGCAGAAGCAAACGAAAATGCGCTAAAGCTTGCTTCGTTTTACAACGGAAGGAAGAAGGTTATCGCCTTTAAGGGTGCTTTTCATGGCCGTACCTCATTAGCTGTATCCTGTACAGATAATCCTAAAATAGTAGCTCCTGTTAACCAGACTGAAAACATCATCTTTTTGCCTCATAATGATGAAACTGCGTTGGAAAGGATATTTTCTGAATCTGGAAATGAAATATCGGCAGTAATTATCGAGGGGATACAGGGTGTTGGAGGTATCAGGGTCGCCACTGAAAGCTTTCTTCAGAAATTACGTTCGCTTTGTGATCAGTATAATGCGGTTTATATTGCCGACTCCGTGCAATGCGGATACGGCCGGTCGGGAAAATTCTACTCCCATGACTTTGCCGGCGTAGAGGCCGATATTTACACCATGGCTAAAGGAATGGGAAACGGCTTCCCTGTGGCAGGGATTTCTATTGCGCCTAAATTCAAGCCGTGGCACGGAATGCTGGGAACTACTTTTGGCGGAAACCATCTCGCCTGCGCTGCTGCTGTAGCTGTCCTCGAAGTTATTGAGAATGACAAGCTGATGGAAAATGCCCGGACTATCGGCTCCTATCTTATTGAAGAATTAAGCAAGCTTGATAAAATTTGCGAAGTTCGCGGAAGAGGACTGATGATAGGGATTGATCTTCCCGAGGAACTCTCTCATGTAAAAAAAGATCTGTTATTCAAACACCATATTTTTACCGGCGAGTCGAAGCCGAACGTGCTCCGACTACTTCCGGCATTAAATTTAAAAAGGGAGCATGCCGACAGGTTCCTTGACGCCCTTAACAAAACGTTGAATCAGTAA
- a CDS encoding acetylornithine carbamoyltransferase encodes MRLFTSVRDVTSVKTLVQEALALKSNPYAFQELGKNKTLGVIFLNPSLRTRLSTQKAAANLGMSVMVMNIDKEGWALETRDGVVMDGTTVEHIREAARVFGQYCDILAIRAFPGLKNRDEDYNEEIFNKFIEFSGVPVVSLESATLHPLQSFADLITIEEHKKTQKPKVVLTWAPHVKPLPQSVPNAFAEWMCKAQQEGLLDFVITHPEGYELAGKFTEGATIIHNQDEAIKGADFIYPKNWSGYHDYGKILHNGEGWMLDLERLKITNGAKVLHCLPVRRDLELGSDILDSDSSLVIEEAGNRVWAAQTVLKRMLEEL; translated from the coding sequence ATGAGACTATTTACTTCAGTTAGAGATGTTACCAGCGTAAAAACATTGGTGCAGGAAGCCCTGGCATTAAAAAGCAATCCCTACGCCTTTCAGGAACTGGGAAAGAACAAAACTTTAGGTGTGATTTTCCTGAACCCGAGCCTCCGTACCCGCCTCAGCACCCAAAAAGCAGCCGCAAATCTGGGGATGAGCGTAATGGTAATGAACATAGATAAAGAAGGATGGGCCCTCGAAACACGCGATGGCGTGGTGATGGACGGAACCACCGTAGAACATATCCGTGAAGCAGCGAGAGTATTTGGTCAGTATTGTGATATCCTTGCCATCCGTGCTTTTCCTGGATTGAAAAACAGGGACGAGGATTATAATGAAGAGATCTTCAATAAGTTCATTGAATTCAGCGGAGTTCCGGTAGTAAGTCTGGAAAGCGCTACCCTGCACCCCTTACAAAGCTTCGCAGATCTGATCACTATTGAAGAACATAAAAAAACTCAAAAACCGAAGGTCGTATTGACATGGGCGCCTCATGTTAAACCTCTGCCTCAGTCGGTGCCAAATGCATTTGCCGAATGGATGTGTAAAGCACAGCAGGAAGGCCTGCTTGATTTTGTGATCACTCACCCTGAAGGCTATGAACTTGCCGGGAAATTTACAGAAGGCGCCACAATAATCCACAATCAGGACGAAGCCATAAAAGGCGCTGACTTCATATATCCTAAAAACTGGTCCGGCTATCACGATTATGGAAAAATACTTCATAATGGCGAAGGATGGATGCTAGACCTGGAGAGATTAAAAATAACTAACGGAGCGAAAGTGCTGCACTGCCTGCCTGTAAGGAGGGATTTGGAGCTTGGATCAGATATACTCGACAGCGATTCGTCGCTTGTGATCGAAGAAGCCGGAAACCGTGTCTGGGCAGCACAAACAGTATTAAAGCGGATGCTTGAGGAGTTGTAG
- the argB gene encoding acetylglutamate kinase: protein MDNLYVIKIGGNVIDNSENLHYFLNDFASLKGYKVLVHGGGKIATDLSHTLGVEPKMVEGRRITDIETLRVVTMVYAGLINKNIVAQLQRYQCNAIGLTGADANLIRATKRPVKEIDYGFVGDLSETSVEKNTLSKLLETGLIPVFPAITHDGEGQLLNTNADTIASAIAVALSHLYKVSLVYCFEKKGVLKDVDDEASVISSISSSGFETLKGDGIIAGGMLPKLHNAFQAIKSGVNEVYIGKSDELPLLNDHLFGTRLFA, encoded by the coding sequence ATGGACAATCTCTATGTTATTAAAATAGGCGGAAATGTTATCGATAATTCGGAGAACCTGCATTATTTCCTAAATGACTTCGCCTCGCTGAAGGGGTATAAAGTGCTCGTGCATGGCGGAGGGAAAATCGCAACAGACCTCTCGCATACATTAGGTGTTGAACCTAAAATGGTGGAAGGACGAAGGATAACGGATATTGAAACTCTCCGGGTGGTAACGATGGTGTACGCAGGCCTGATCAATAAAAACATAGTGGCGCAGTTGCAGCGCTATCAATGCAATGCAATTGGCCTTACCGGTGCCGATGCCAATCTCATCAGAGCTACCAAACGTCCCGTAAAGGAAATCGATTATGGCTTTGTGGGCGATCTATCAGAAACCTCTGTAGAAAAGAATACTCTAAGCAAATTGCTGGAAACCGGACTTATTCCTGTATTCCCTGCTATAACTCACGATGGTGAAGGGCAGCTCCTTAATACAAATGCAGATACCATTGCATCGGCGATAGCCGTAGCCCTTTCGCACTTGTACAAGGTAAGCTTAGTATATTGCTTTGAGAAAAAAGGAGTATTAAAAGATGTGGACGATGAAGCCTCTGTAATCTCGAGTATAAGCTCTTCCGGATTCGAAACGTTAAAAGGTGATGGCATCATCGCCGGCGGGATGCTTCCCAAACTTCACAATGCCTTCCAGGCCATCAAAAGCGGGGTAAACGAAGTTTATATAGGCAAGTCAGATGAGCTGCCCCTCCTTAACGATCATTTATTTGGCACACGATTATTTGCATAA
- the proC gene encoding pyrroline-5-carboxylate reductase — MENKKGTIAILGSGNIGLSLANGLVKSEYCTADNIILTRRSIHLLNAKAKEGFRVTADNAEAVSAASVIILAVLPQQLNGMLSEIQPVIDHEKHLVISVISGVSCKDIKAKLGENVQVVRVMPNTAISIGQSMTCIASDNAGYLNMEIVTEMFETVGSVVQINEELMTSATALCACGIAFFLRAIRAASQGGVEIGFHAEDALKMAVQTAKGAADLLLQHHSHPEHEIDKVTSPKGCTIAGLNEMEHNGFSSSLIKGIKLSSIKAGGLYTEDK; from the coding sequence ATGGAAAATAAAAAAGGTACAATAGCTATTCTCGGAAGCGGTAATATCGGACTTTCTCTTGCTAACGGCTTAGTAAAATCGGAATACTGCACAGCAGATAACATCATTCTTACCAGAAGATCAATCCATCTTCTGAATGCAAAAGCAAAAGAAGGATTCAGGGTCACGGCCGACAATGCAGAGGCCGTTTCAGCCGCATCGGTTATTATTCTGGCAGTTCTTCCTCAGCAATTAAACGGTATGCTATCAGAAATCCAGCCCGTTATAGATCATGAAAAGCACCTCGTAATTTCTGTTATCTCAGGTGTCAGCTGTAAAGATATTAAAGCCAAGTTGGGAGAAAACGTTCAGGTAGTAAGGGTAATGCCCAATACAGCAATATCTATCGGTCAGTCTATGACCTGTATTGCATCTGACAATGCAGGCTACCTCAATATGGAAATCGTTACCGAAATGTTCGAAACTGTAGGCTCTGTAGTTCAGATCAACGAAGAATTAATGACCTCCGCCACTGCTCTTTGTGCCTGCGGGATAGCTTTCTTTCTCAGAGCGATCAGGGCAGCCTCGCAGGGAGGCGTTGAGATTGGCTTTCATGCAGAAGATGCGTTGAAAATGGCAGTACAAACGGCGAAAGGGGCAGCAGATCTCTTACTCCAGCACCATAGCCATCCAGAGCATGAAATCGATAAAGTAACCTCTCCTAAAGGCTGCACAATAGCCGGATTGAACGAAATGGAACATAACGGATTCAGCTCGTCGCTCATTAAAGGAATCAAGCTTTCCTCCATAAAAGCAGGTGGCCTCTACACTGAAGACAAATAG
- a CDS encoding M20 family metallo-hydrolase has translation MKDVVLDKFTGLLKNLIATPSFSREEDKTAGILDAFLQEHGIATSRNHNNVWARNKHFDASKPTILLNSHHDTVKPNAGYTRDPFYPHIEDGKLFGLGSNDAGGCLVALIAAFMYFYERNDLTYNLCLAATAEEEISGKNGLELLVPDLGPLEFAIVGEPTLTNLAIAERGLLVLDCTVHGKAGHAAREEGENAIYKAIKDIEWFRTFRFPKESEMFGPLKMSVTVINAGSQHNVVPAICNFTVDVRVTDTYKNEEVLDIIRQHVACEVTARSTRLKPSSIDKDHPIVRAGVALGKTTYGSPTTSDQALLSIPSVKIGPGDSARSHTADEFIYVNEIKEGIEVYIKLLEEVIL, from the coding sequence ATGAAGGATGTAGTTTTGGATAAGTTTACCGGATTACTGAAGAATCTCATTGCCACTCCGTCTTTCAGCAGGGAAGAGGATAAAACGGCCGGCATACTTGATGCCTTTCTGCAGGAACACGGAATAGCTACCAGCAGGAATCACAATAACGTATGGGCAAGGAATAAACACTTTGATGCCTCCAAACCTACTATCCTTCTTAACTCCCATCATGACACGGTAAAACCGAATGCTGGATATACCCGCGATCCTTTCTATCCCCATATTGAAGATGGCAAGTTATTCGGACTTGGCAGTAATGATGCAGGAGGATGCCTGGTCGCGCTTATAGCGGCCTTCATGTACTTTTACGAGAGGAACGATCTAACGTATAATCTATGCCTTGCCGCTACGGCGGAGGAGGAGATTTCCGGAAAAAACGGCCTGGAACTCTTAGTCCCCGACCTTGGTCCTCTTGAGTTTGCTATTGTAGGCGAGCCTACGCTAACAAATCTGGCTATAGCCGAAAGAGGGTTGTTAGTGCTCGACTGTACTGTGCATGGAAAAGCTGGTCATGCCGCCCGGGAGGAAGGTGAAAATGCCATATACAAAGCAATAAAAGATATTGAATGGTTCAGAACGTTCAGGTTTCCCAAAGAATCTGAAATGTTCGGGCCCTTAAAAATGTCAGTAACCGTTATAAATGCCGGCTCTCAGCATAACGTGGTACCTGCAATATGCAACTTTACAGTTGATGTTCGGGTAACAGATACCTACAAGAATGAAGAGGTGCTGGATATTATCAGGCAGCATGTCGCCTGCGAGGTGACAGCCCGGTCTACCAGACTAAAGCCCTCCTCTATTGATAAGGATCATCCGATTGTACGGGCTGGTGTAGCGCTTGGGAAAACTACTTACGGATCTCCAACTACCAGCGACCAGGCCTTGCTGAGTATCCCCTCGGTAAAGATAGGGCCAGGCGATTCGGCGCGTTCGCATACTGCTGACGAATTTATTTATGTGAACGAAATAAAGGAAGGTATTGAAGTGTATATTAAATTATTGGAAGAAGTGATATTATGA
- a CDS encoding GNAT family N-acetyltransferase: MRPLLKSALTNAKVILRPLDAKDEPLLRPIAAEKELWEYGLSDLSLPGKLRRYIEKALQARDEGTCAVWTIIDRSSGNVAGCTRLGEISWDDERGQIGWTWIGKDFQGTGLNRAAKYEILRFGFEVLRLNRIELKADERNIRSRKAILNIGAIEEGTLRQHMKTHDGFLRNTVFYSILRSEWQHVKEEFFGDLDL; this comes from the coding sequence ATGAGGCCTTTGTTAAAGTCTGCTCTCACTAATGCTAAAGTAATTCTCCGACCTCTCGACGCAAAAGATGAGCCCCTGCTAAGACCCATAGCCGCTGAAAAAGAGCTTTGGGAGTATGGTCTTTCCGATCTCTCGCTGCCAGGAAAACTTAGGCGTTATATTGAGAAAGCGCTTCAAGCAAGAGATGAAGGCACCTGTGCGGTATGGACGATCATAGATAGATCATCCGGGAATGTCGCAGGCTGTACAAGACTCGGAGAGATTTCCTGGGATGACGAGCGCGGACAGATAGGATGGACCTGGATAGGAAAAGACTTCCAGGGAACAGGGCTTAATAGGGCCGCTAAATATGAGATCCTCCGATTCGGGTTTGAAGTGCTGCGGCTAAACCGCATTGAACTAAAAGCCGACGAACGGAATATACGCTCCCGTAAAGCCATTCTTAACATCGGCGCTATTGAAGAAGGGACTTTAAGACAACATATGAAAACACATGACGGATTTCTGCGAAACACCGTATTTTACAGTATTTTGCGCTCTGAATGGCAGCATGTGAAAGAGGAGTTCTTCGGCGATCTAGATCTCTGA